A single region of the Biomaibacter acetigenes genome encodes:
- a CDS encoding branched-chain amino acid ABC transporter permease produces MFFSQFFAQVINGLTLGSTYALIALGYTMVYGILELINFAHSEIYMTGAFVGLMMVTVYKLPFAIALLAGMAGSCILGVVIEKVAYKPLRKANRIAPLISAIGVSIFLQNAALLAAGPQARAFPANFKITGLNFGIIQISSLQLLILIISVFLMVGLHFLIQKTKIGQAMRATAQDKETAQLMGIKIDRVISFTFAIGSALGGAAGVLVGVYFNSADPMMGFFPGLKGFVAAVLGGIGNIPGAMVGGLILGLAEVLGAVYMSQYKDAIAFAVLILILLFKPTGLMGRRVQEKV; encoded by the coding sequence ATGTTCTTTTCGCAGTTTTTCGCGCAGGTTATAAACGGTTTGACACTGGGAAGCACTTATGCCCTCATAGCTCTGGGTTACACCATGGTCTACGGCATCCTGGAACTTATAAATTTTGCCCACAGCGAAATTTATATGACAGGCGCTTTTGTGGGCTTGATGATGGTCACTGTTTACAAACTTCCTTTTGCCATAGCGTTGCTGGCGGGAATGGCCGGTTCCTGTATTCTGGGAGTAGTCATTGAGAAAGTGGCTTACAAGCCTTTAAGAAAGGCAAACCGTATAGCACCCCTCATCAGTGCCATAGGAGTATCCATATTTTTACAAAATGCTGCGCTGCTTGCTGCGGGGCCTCAGGCAAGAGCATTCCCTGCTAATTTTAAAATCACAGGTTTAAATTTTGGTATTATCCAGATTTCTTCCCTGCAGCTTTTAATACTGATAATATCCGTCTTTCTCATGGTAGGACTTCATTTTCTCATACAGAAAACCAAAATCGGGCAAGCCATGAGGGCAACGGCCCAGGATAAGGAAACCGCCCAGCTAATGGGTATCAAGATAGACAGGGTCATATCCTTTACCTTCGCCATAGGGTCGGCCCTGGGCGGTGCCGCCGGTGTTCTGGTAGGAGTATATTTTAATTCTGCCGACCCCATGATGGGATTTTTCCCCGGACTTAAAGGCTTTGTAGCCGCCGTGCTGGGAGGTATAGGCAACATCCCCGGTGCCATGGTGGGAGGTCTTATTCTGGGTCTTGCGGAGGTATTGGGAGCCGTGTATATGTCGCAGTATAAAGATGCCATAGCCTTTGCGGTGTTGATACTTATTTTGCTGTTTAAACCTACGGGCCTTATGGGCCGCAGGGTTCAAGAGAAAGTGTAG